Within Tamandua tetradactyla isolate mTamTet1 chromosome 10, mTamTet1.pri, whole genome shotgun sequence, the genomic segment AGTGTCTGAACCCTCAAGTATATTGTAGACACCCAACACAATTGAGGATTGCATTTATATGATGTGCCTTGCtttctatttatatatgtgtgttcaATATACTTCTTATATGGCAAACATTTTGAGATTAACTGTGAtttaagctactggaatgcaaagGTAAAATACTTGGAATAAAGGCAGTATTGATCCAAATCTCAACCCTATTCAATGATGAACTAGATGAACTTGGGTAAACTACTAAATATTTAATAGTATGAATTTTACTctggaaaaggatgaaaaataatgcCTAGCTCATTGGTAGACAATATATGTGAAAATTCTCATTTAGCACCTAGCAGACAGTAGAGTCTGATTAAGttatgtttcttttgtttcacACTTTTAAGTGATCAGTAAATAGTTTTTACTCAGATGCTTGCACAGCAGCTCCCTCTTACTGCTAATGCTGTCAATATAGCAATTTATATTGAAAACAGTGAAGGTTTATGATATTCTTAATGGACAAAGAAGACAATTTATAACATCAGGAGATCAAATAACTGACTGAATTGATATATTCAGGAATCGCAGTGTCATCCATCATAAACAACTAATCAAACAACCTGAAAACACTCACATCTACAGGGGCTTCATTATAAATCACTTCATTTTCCACAATAGAGTGACAAATCTCCCTTTTATGGATGCTCTGTTTCAGACAGCTTAAGAGGCTAAATAACTAAGAGgagagatggaaatgtttttaaTTGAGAATACATGTTCTGCATGAATCCATATTCAAACATAAtctctagaaaaaaaatgagactcAAATTCAAAAACACAGTTTCCATCTGATAGATGGTGTTGATTAAGAAGGGATTTGTATTTGAGAATTTGGATTTGAGTTTCTATGATTAGGGATTCTATATATTTGCCAACAATATTACCTTTATTTATTGTGATATTTACTTAGTATGTGTTGAATTTATTGAATATTGAAACTCGTTACAATCTGACACAATTTGTAAACTTGGGAATAATCATTTACTTCTACTAGATGGATTCTATTAGCTTCAAGTTTGCAATACATCTCAGTTGGAACCCACCTTTCCGAATGTATATATCCATTTAAAGATtgcctggtgttttagtttgctgaagcagCCAgactgcaatatatcagaaattgaatggcttttataaagggatttattaagttacaagtttaccattctaaggccttaaaaattgtccaaactaaggaatccagagaaagataccttgaatccGAAGAAAGGCTGAATGGCGTCTTGaatttctctgtcagttgggaaggcatgtggctggtgtctgaagTCCACATTCCTagttcattgctttgtgcttctgattgcAACAGcatcttctctaagcatctgtgggcccttaTTTAACTTCTATAGGgcaaaattctgggttctggcttgcttagcatctcatgggaaggcacagggcaacatGTACTGGACTCTTCTCCAGGCTTTGGGTTTCAAACAGCTCAGGCAGATCTTGTGGGTTCTTCTGGTGTTTTCCTCTCCATGTTCAAATGTCTTTGTATAAGCTCTGTGCCAGCTCtttgaaggactccagcaaacttaTCAAGTCCACCTTGAACAAAAGGTTTCCTAACAACCTAATCATGAGATCCCTCCCTACaatgttggatcaggattaaaagaacatggttgtCCCCATAAGGCTGAAATAggatttttttgggggtgcataacagtttcaaaccagtccACCTGGCTTTCACATGATCTAATTTtactgatttaatatttttttcatactgAATGGccactttaaattttttcaatatCCCTTGTCTTTGAAAAAAGTTATCATACTAAAATTAGTTTGTTACAGGGCctgatatttatttcaaaatgttctgAGATTTTTTCTTCACAATTCTTTTTACAGCATTTATTACTTCCTTATTTCTTAGACTATAAATAAAAGGATTTAATAAAGGAATTACTTGAGTATAAAAAATAGCAACAGGTATATCTTTGTCTTCTTCTTTGCCTGAACTTGGTTGAACATACACAAAAAGTAGAGAACCATAGAATattgagacagagagaaagtgggATGCGCAAGTTGATAAGGCTTTGCCCTTTCCttctttggatttcattttgaaaatggtGAAGAGGATGTAAAAATAAGAGATTAGGACTATAGTAATAGTGAAGCTTAGAACTGCCCCTGAAAAGAGGCGTAGCATCAGGGCATTGATGTAGGGGTCAACACAAGAAAGCTTGTACAGTGGAAACATATCACAAAAAAAGTGACTGATTTGATAGCCACAGAATGTTAACCTGAACAGTAACCCCACCTGAATCACGGAATGAAGATTTCCAGCTATGTGTGCCCCTGTGGTCAactgaacacagagtttctttgACATCCTCGTGTGGTACTGCAGTGGACTGCATATTGCCACATACCTGTCATAGGCCATTGCTGCCAGAAGAAAACAGTCTGTAGTTTCAGCAAAgcagaaaaagtaaaattgtgCCATGCATTCATAGAGGGAAATCATTCCATCCTTTGATATAAAGTTCTCTAACATCTTGGG encodes:
- the LOC143647898 gene encoding olfactory receptor 5K1-like — translated: MTEENHSMATEFILTGFTDEPELKHLLFVVFFVIYLVIMVGNLGLVALIYMERRLHTPMYIFLGNLALMDSCCSCAVTPKMLENFISKDGMISLYECMAQFYFFCFAETTDCFLLAAMAYDRYVAICSPLQYHTRMSKKLCVQLTTGAHIAGNLHSVIQVGLLFRLTFCGYQISHFFCDMFPLYKLSCVDPYINALMLRLFSGAVLSFTITIVLISYFYILFTIFKMKSKEGKGKALSTCASHFLSVSIFYGSLLFVYVQPSSGKEEDKDIPVAIFYTQVIPLLNPFIYSLRNKEVINAVKRIVKKKSQNILK